One genomic region from Gemmatimonadota bacterium encodes:
- a CDS encoding ABC transporter permease, which yields MLIGETIRVALGAIRANAMRSALTTLGIIIGVAAVIAMVALGEGAQRRVQDQIAAMGTNVLTIRPGQNMFRGVSRGDARLFVEDAEALQAGAGGSLMISPEVRGRQQVSYLRWNVSNDVIGVWPDYFAINNFKLAAGRLFDEGEVQGRRRVAVVGSEVPTQLGDTPPTLLVGRTIQIRGVPFEIVGVLEEKGAMGFSRPDDDVFIPLSTAQYRVMGGRDRLNAIYAQVQPGTTMDAAFATIDRVVRREHRLAPGEDADFNISNQTDILETFNESNEVFGWLLAGIAAVSLLVGGIGIMNIMLVSVTERTREIGVRKALGATRRTVLMQFLIEALVLCTLGGIIGVGVGVGGATALTNTLGWETAVRMDAVLIALGFSAGIGLFFGIWPAQRAAKLDPIESLRYE from the coding sequence ATGTTGATCGGAGAGACCATCCGGGTCGCCCTGGGCGCCATCCGCGCGAACGCGATGCGCTCCGCGCTCACCACGCTCGGCATCATCATCGGCGTCGCGGCCGTGATCGCCATGGTGGCGCTGGGCGAGGGTGCCCAGCGCCGCGTGCAGGACCAGATCGCGGCCATGGGCACCAACGTGCTGACCATCCGGCCGGGGCAGAACATGTTCCGCGGCGTGTCGCGCGGCGACGCGCGCCTGTTCGTGGAGGATGCCGAGGCGTTGCAGGCGGGCGCGGGCGGCTCGCTGATGATCTCCCCCGAGGTGCGCGGACGTCAGCAGGTCAGCTATCTGCGCTGGAACGTCAGCAACGACGTGATCGGCGTATGGCCCGACTACTTCGCCATCAACAACTTCAAGCTCGCCGCCGGTCGGCTCTTCGACGAGGGTGAGGTGCAGGGCCGGCGGCGGGTGGCGGTCGTGGGGTCCGAGGTACCGACCCAGCTCGGCGACACGCCTCCCACGCTCCTGGTCGGGCGGACCATCCAGATCCGGGGCGTGCCGTTCGAGATCGTGGGCGTCCTGGAGGAGAAGGGCGCGATGGGCTTCAGCCGGCCCGACGACGACGTGTTCATCCCGCTGTCGACGGCCCAGTACCGCGTCATGGGTGGGCGTGACCGTCTGAACGCCATCTACGCCCAGGTGCAACCGGGTACCACCATGGATGCGGCGTTCGCGACCATCGATCGGGTGGTGCGGCGTGAACACCGTCTGGCTCCGGGCGAGGACGCGGACTTCAACATCTCCAACCAGACGGACATCCTCGAGACGTTCAACGAGTCCAACGAGGTGTTCGGCTGGTTGCTGGCGGGGATCGCGGCCGTGAGCCTGCTCGTGGGTGGGATCGGCATCATGAACATCATGCTCGTGAGCGTCACCGAGCGCACGCGCGAGATCGGTGTGCGCAAGGCGCTCGGGGCCACCCGGCGCACGGTGCTCATGCAGTTCCTGATCGAAGCGCTGGTCCTGTGCACGCTGGGCGGGATCATCGGCGTGGGGGTCGGCGTGGGCGGGGCCACCGCCCTCACCAACACGTTGGGGTGGGAGACCGCCGTCCGCATGGACGCGGTGTTGATCGCCCTGGGCTTCTCCGCCGGCATCGGCCTGTTCTTCGGGATCTGGCCGGCCCAACGCGCCGCGAAGCTCGACCCGATCGAGTCGCTCCGCTACGAGTAG
- a CDS encoding PDZ domain-containing protein: MSGGTVRTALALVALGVAASGAAARLAGQQAVVREPGATAGSGWLGVNLNLISTVEDGRSVSTRILIEDVVDGTGAARAGLQAGDLVVGINGAPASQERLIDAIGSLRVGDRVILDVERAGQRVRSSVTAGARPSTLPRIADEPRRADEERQVFVVLSEGARPATWRALRGVPPAEPRTPTTEPRMVRVRGSEGRAVTVMLQFEEDGSGPTTWTWAGTDGPHVRVLRTPDVEALVSDIDLLRQQLDDMTGLHANPQDEAVSFWRLLRGRWFALPRGPELEPEIERARARLQEMEQELATRAMERLGPLPDSVVTVAVPGQRPITPYAYLGRRYLAGAYLVPLNPGLQEYFGVRQGALVLDAVEGAPAAEAGLRPGDVIVEVGGRAVSDPDGLGGVLAGSRPPYPLTVVRQGRRVDLVLP; encoded by the coding sequence ATGAGCGGGGGCACGGTCCGGACGGCGTTGGCGCTGGTGGCGCTGGGCGTGGCGGCCTCGGGCGCAGCGGCACGTCTGGCGGGCCAGCAGGCCGTCGTCAGGGAACCGGGCGCGACGGCCGGATCCGGTTGGCTGGGCGTCAACCTGAACCTGATCAGCACCGTGGAGGACGGGCGCTCGGTGTCCACGCGCATCCTCATCGAGGACGTGGTGGACGGGACCGGAGCGGCCCGCGCCGGCCTCCAGGCGGGCGACCTCGTGGTGGGGATCAACGGCGCGCCCGCCTCGCAGGAGCGCCTGATCGACGCGATCGGATCGTTGCGCGTCGGCGACCGCGTGATCCTGGACGTGGAGCGGGCCGGGCAGCGGGTCCGGTCCTCGGTCACCGCCGGCGCGCGACCCAGCACGCTGCCGCGCATCGCGGACGAGCCCCGACGGGCCGACGAGGAGCGACAGGTCTTCGTGGTCCTGTCCGAAGGCGCCCGGCCGGCGACCTGGAGGGCCTTGCGGGGTGTGCCTCCGGCCGAGCCCCGCACCCCCACCACCGAGCCGCGGATGGTGCGGGTGCGCGGATCGGAAGGCCGCGCCGTCACGGTGATGCTCCAGTTCGAAGAGGACGGCAGCGGCCCCACCACCTGGACCTGGGCCGGCACCGACGGTCCGCACGTGCGAGTGCTGCGCACGCCGGACGTGGAGGCGCTCGTCAGCGACATCGACCTGCTGCGCCAGCAACTGGACGACATGACAGGCCTCCACGCCAACCCGCAGGACGAGGCCGTCTCTTTCTGGCGCCTGCTCCGCGGCCGCTGGTTCGCGCTACCGCGCGGACCGGAGCTGGAGCCGGAGATCGAGCGGGCGCGCGCCCGGCTGCAGGAGATGGAGCAGGAGCTCGCCACCCGCGCGATGGAGCGACTGGGTCCGCTGCCGGACTCCGTCGTGACCGTCGCGGTGCCCGGTCAGCGCCCCATCACGCCCTACGCCTACCTGGGGCGCCGGTACCTGGCCGGAGCCTATCTGGTGCCGCTGAACCCGGGCCTGCAGGAGTATTTCGGCGTCCGGCAGGGCGCGCTGGTGCTGGACGCCGTGGAGGGCGCTCCCGCCGCGGAGGCGGGTCTGCGCCCGGGAGACGTCATCGTCGAGGTCGGGGGTCGGGCCGTGTCCGATCCCGACGGGCTCGGTGGGGTCCTGGCCGGGTCTCGCCCGCCCTATCCGCTCACGGTCGTCCGACAGGGCCGCCGGGTCGACCTCGTCCTGCCCTGA
- a CDS encoding sigma-70 family RNA polymerase sigma factor, translating to MSEAQLIRRACDGDGRAVRALYERYSPRVYAVVRRIAADDDLAHDYAQEAWIRAIRALPTFRGDSRFSTWLHRIAVNSALQALRKAETRTRREQPMPDAIPVAPGGGDALLQRRLESALDRLPEGMRQVLILHDVEGYTHEEIGDLLGVTAGTSKSQLFKARAKMRTMLAPTRADAGPSGAEAWSL from the coding sequence TTGAGTGAAGCCCAGCTGATCCGCCGTGCCTGTGATGGCGACGGGCGCGCGGTGCGGGCGCTCTACGAGCGCTATTCGCCGCGCGTCTACGCCGTGGTGCGCCGGATCGCGGCGGACGACGACCTGGCGCACGACTACGCCCAGGAGGCGTGGATCCGGGCGATCCGGGCCCTCCCGACGTTCCGGGGGGATTCGCGCTTCTCGACCTGGTTGCACCGGATCGCGGTCAACTCGGCGCTGCAGGCACTGCGCAAGGCGGAGACCCGGACCCGGCGGGAGCAGCCGATGCCCGACGCGATCCCGGTCGCCCCCGGTGGGGGGGACGCGCTGTTGCAGCGGCGCCTCGAGAGCGCCCTGGACCGGTTGCCCGAGGGGATGCGCCAGGTCCTGATCCTCCACGACGTGGAGGGCTACACCCACGAGGAGATCGGCGATCTCCTCGGCGTCACGGCGGGGACGTCGAAGTCCCAGTTGTTCAAGGCGCGCGCGAAGATGCGCACGATGCTGGCCCCGACCCGCGCCGATGCGGGGCCGTCAGGAGCGGAAGCATGGAGCCTGTGA
- a CDS encoding ATP-binding cassette domain-containing protein, whose amino-acid sequence MIAFESLTKRYGDLTAVWSLSLQVWPGEVYALLGPNGAGKTTALRCLATLLEPSLGTARVDGRDVREDPHEVRRRIGFLAASMGLYERLTAREMVRYFAELHGLTGTERDARVDETVRMFGIEPFQDRYCGKLSTGQRQRVSIARAIVHDPPALILDEPTLGLDVLSGETIYAFIEAERRRGKAILFSTHQMAEVELLADRVGVLSRGKLVAEGTVEALVERTGEANLARAFLRLLEA is encoded by the coding sequence ATGATCGCCTTCGAATCCCTGACCAAGCGCTACGGCGACCTCACCGCCGTCTGGTCCCTCTCCCTGCAGGTGTGGCCCGGCGAGGTGTACGCGCTGCTCGGACCCAACGGGGCGGGGAAGACCACGGCGCTGCGCTGCCTGGCCACCCTGCTGGAGCCTTCGCTGGGCACGGCGCGGGTGGACGGACGCGACGTCCGGGAGGATCCGCACGAGGTCCGGCGCCGCATCGGCTTCCTGGCCGCGTCCATGGGGCTCTACGAGCGCCTGACCGCGCGCGAGATGGTGCGCTACTTCGCGGAGCTGCACGGCCTGACCGGCACCGAACGCGACGCACGCGTGGACGAGACCGTGCGGATGTTCGGGATCGAGCCCTTCCAGGACCGCTACTGCGGCAAGCTGTCGACCGGCCAGCGCCAGCGCGTCTCGATCGCGCGCGCCATCGTGCACGATCCGCCGGCCTTGATCCTGGACGAGCCCACCCTGGGCCTGGACGTGTTGAGCGGCGAGACCATCTACGCCTTCATCGAGGCCGAGCGGCGGCGCGGGAAGGCCATCCTGTTCTCCACCCACCAGATGGCCGAGGTGGAGCTTCTGGCCGACCGCGTGGGCGTGCTCTCCCGGGGCAAGCTGGTGGCGGAGGGGACGGTCGAGGCGCTGGTCGAGCGGACGGGCGAGGCGAACCTGGCGCGCGCCTTCCTGCGCTTGTTGGAGGCCTGA
- a CDS encoding ABC transporter permease subunit/CPBP intramembrane protease, producing MGRAWTVFLKELKETLRDRRTLLIMVVVPVLLYPALMIASEQLALFGMRQLESAPARVAIVGGDEALDAFLAGREDIARVQLVGTEPVEAVRAGDVAAVAVFGERDRSGREPAEAALPPETDPTPITRDVLLLFDAADDLSRRGRDVLAGALGDFEEGVLERRLTERGLPAYFADPIHVADSSVALPEEVGGYALGRFLPMLLIVITLLGTFYPAIDLAAGEKERGTLETLLTAPVPSREIVTGKFLTVAAVGVVAAGLNLLSMLLTFQTGLFQFAGALDIEFSVPLDRLIVIFLTLIPLAVFFGSLFLGVAVRARSFKEAQNALTPIYMIALMPALLPLFPGIEFTPAMAVAPIAGVALFFRELMGGNAPVLLGLVAVGSTAVYAWAALAFAAASFGSEDVLFGGDSGKRGPLRSLFTRGARGAGRAVPTLGEALLFVAAVGALFFYVGIPLQARWLERGLLATEWVLLFLPAVLFVGFGRYRVTETLSLRLPTGRQLLGGVLLIAGGTPIAWVLAWLQSFVLPVPWDLVEGLSDLVSADSLGRLLWLLALIAVTPAFCEEIVFRGVLLGGSRRRLNTAQAVLLNGLAFGLFHVSTETVFRLLPTAWLGFVLAWTVWRTGSLVLSALMHFLNNGTIVLLAFLPATRAWLSAPDFRPPVWLILIGLMSFTTGIYLLSQERAPVPAPDPDPVLDEPETLP from the coding sequence GTGGGGCGCGCCTGGACGGTCTTCCTGAAGGAGCTCAAGGAGACGCTGCGCGACCGGCGTACGCTGCTGATCATGGTGGTGGTGCCGGTCCTGCTCTATCCCGCCCTGATGATCGCCTCCGAGCAGCTCGCGCTGTTCGGGATGCGCCAGCTGGAGAGCGCGCCCGCGCGCGTGGCCATCGTGGGGGGGGACGAGGCGCTCGACGCCTTCCTGGCCGGTCGTGAAGACATCGCGCGTGTGCAGCTCGTGGGGACCGAGCCGGTCGAGGCCGTGCGCGCGGGGGACGTGGCGGCCGTGGCGGTCTTCGGCGAGCGCGACCGGTCCGGACGGGAGCCGGCGGAGGCCGCGCTGCCTCCCGAGACGGATCCGACCCCCATCACGCGTGACGTGCTCCTGCTGTTCGACGCGGCCGACGACCTGTCGCGCCGTGGTCGGGACGTGCTCGCCGGCGCGCTGGGGGATTTCGAGGAGGGCGTGCTGGAGCGGCGGCTCACCGAGCGCGGGCTGCCGGCCTATTTCGCGGACCCCATCCACGTCGCGGATTCGTCCGTGGCGCTGCCGGAGGAGGTGGGCGGCTACGCGCTGGGCCGCTTCCTGCCCATGCTGCTGATCGTGATCACGCTGCTGGGCACGTTCTATCCCGCCATCGATCTGGCCGCGGGCGAGAAGGAACGCGGTACGCTGGAGACGTTGCTCACCGCCCCCGTGCCCTCACGCGAGATCGTGACGGGGAAGTTCCTGACGGTGGCCGCGGTGGGCGTCGTGGCGGCGGGACTCAATCTGCTGAGTATGCTGCTCACGTTCCAGACGGGGCTGTTCCAGTTCGCGGGCGCGCTCGACATCGAGTTCTCGGTGCCGCTCGACCGGCTCATCGTGATCTTCCTCACGTTGATCCCGCTGGCCGTGTTCTTCGGATCGCTCTTCCTGGGCGTGGCCGTGCGGGCCCGCTCGTTCAAGGAAGCGCAGAATGCGCTCACGCCGATCTACATGATCGCGCTGATGCCGGCGTTGCTGCCGCTCTTCCCCGGCATCGAATTCACCCCCGCCATGGCGGTGGCTCCGATCGCGGGTGTGGCCCTGTTCTTCCGCGAGCTCATGGGCGGCAACGCGCCGGTGCTGCTCGGTCTGGTCGCCGTCGGCTCCACCGCGGTGTACGCCTGGGCCGCGCTGGCCTTCGCGGCCGCGTCCTTCGGCAGTGAGGACGTGCTGTTCGGCGGCGACTCCGGCAAGCGCGGGCCCCTGCGCAGCCTGTTCACGCGCGGCGCGCGCGGAGCGGGCCGTGCCGTCCCGACGCTCGGGGAGGCGCTGCTGTTCGTCGCGGCGGTCGGGGCGCTCTTCTTCTACGTGGGGATTCCGCTGCAGGCCCGCTGGCTGGAGCGGGGGCTGCTCGCCACCGAATGGGTGCTGCTGTTCCTGCCCGCGGTCCTGTTCGTGGGGTTCGGCCGCTACCGGGTCACGGAGACGCTCTCGCTGCGGCTCCCGACCGGACGTCAGCTCCTGGGCGGCGTGTTGTTGATCGCGGGGGGCACCCCGATCGCCTGGGTGCTGGCCTGGCTGCAGTCGTTCGTGCTGCCGGTCCCCTGGGATCTGGTGGAGGGCCTGAGTGATCTCGTCAGCGCCGACTCGCTGGGACGGCTGCTGTGGCTGCTCGCGCTCATCGCGGTGACGCCGGCCTTCTGCGAGGAGATCGTCTTCCGGGGTGTGTTGCTGGGCGGTTCGCGCCGTCGTCTGAACACCGCGCAGGCGGTGTTGCTCAACGGTCTCGCGTTCGGTCTGTTCCACGTGAGCACCGAGACCGTGTTCCGTCTGCTTCCCACGGCCTGGCTGGGCTTCGTCCTGGCCTGGACCGTCTGGCGCACGGGCTCGCTCGTGCTGAGCGCCCTGATGCATTTCCTGAACAACGGCACCATCGTGCTGCTCGCCTTCCTGCCGGCCACGCGGGCCTGGCTGAGCGCACCGGACTTCCGACCCCCGGTCTGGTTGATCCTGATCGGGCTGATGTCCTTCACGACCGGCATCTATCTGCTCTCGCAGGAGAGGGCGCCCGTCCCGGCGCCCGATCCCGATCCCGTCCTCGACGAACCCGAGACCCTGCCATGA
- a CDS encoding threonine synthase, with protein sequence MTSRLRGASHLEDTKSGEILDSEQLVGLGPSGKPLFARYDLDQIAPGFQPDDLAGRRADLWRYAEVLPVRNPDCMIQLGEGWTPLLDAPRLATRLGIRRAWVKDEGQNPTGSFKARGLCLAVSRAKELGARELALPSAGNAGSAAAAYGAAADMPVHVVVPRDTPAPIVEEIRALGADLQFLDGLITDCAKVVRKGVEEHGWWDLSTLKEPYRVEGKKTMGYEIYEQLGLRLPDVIVYPTGGGTGLIGMWKAFDEMERMGWIGSERPKMISVQAAGCAPIVRAWENGVEDAGMWEGAATYASGLRVPGAVGDFLILRAVRESNGAAVAIPDHEMEQWVHWMGADTGVFAAPEGGAVVAAVPRLLESGVITPEDEVVLFNTGSGLKYVGMTPVD encoded by the coding sequence ATGACGTCCCGTCTACGCGGCGCCAGCCACCTGGAAGACACGAAGAGCGGAGAGATCCTCGACAGCGAGCAGCTCGTGGGGCTGGGGCCCTCGGGGAAGCCGCTGTTCGCCCGGTACGACCTGGACCAGATCGCACCCGGCTTCCAGCCGGACGACCTCGCGGGTCGGCGCGCGGACCTGTGGCGCTACGCCGAGGTGCTGCCGGTGCGGAATCCGGACTGCATGATCCAACTGGGCGAAGGCTGGACGCCGCTTCTGGACGCCCCACGCCTGGCCACGCGCCTGGGCATCCGCCGCGCGTGGGTGAAGGACGAAGGGCAGAACCCCACGGGCAGCTTCAAGGCGCGCGGGCTCTGTCTCGCGGTCTCCCGGGCCAAGGAGCTGGGCGCGCGCGAGCTGGCGCTCCCCTCCGCCGGCAATGCCGGCTCGGCCGCGGCGGCCTACGGGGCCGCCGCGGACATGCCCGTCCACGTGGTCGTCCCGCGCGACACGCCGGCCCCCATCGTGGAGGAGATCCGCGCCCTGGGCGCGGATCTCCAGTTCCTGGACGGGCTCATCACCGACTGCGCCAAGGTGGTCCGCAAGGGCGTGGAGGAGCACGGCTGGTGGGATCTCTCCACGCTCAAGGAGCCCTACCGGGTGGAGGGCAAGAAGACCATGGGCTACGAGATCTACGAGCAGCTCGGCCTGAGGCTGCCCGACGTGATCGTCTATCCGACCGGGGGCGGAACCGGTCTGATCGGCATGTGGAAGGCGTTCGACGAGATGGAGCGCATGGGGTGGATCGGCTCCGAGCGTCCCAAGATGATCTCCGTGCAGGCGGCGGGCTGCGCGCCCATCGTGCGGGCCTGGGAGAACGGCGTCGAGGACGCCGGCATGTGGGAGGGGGCGGCCACGTACGCGTCGGGGCTGCGCGTGCCCGGCGCGGTGGGCGACTTCCTGATCCTGCGCGCGGTGCGGGAGTCGAACGGCGCGGCGGTGGCCATCCCCGACCACGAGATGGAGCAGTGGGTGCATTGGATGGGCGCGGACACCGGTGTGTTCGCCGCGCCCGAAGGGGGCGCGGTGGTGGCGGCGGTGCCTCGCCTGCTCGAGTCCGGCGTGATCACGCCGGAGGACGAGGTGGTGTTGTTCAACACCGGGTCGGGGCTCAAGTACGTGGGGATGACGCCGGTGGACTGA
- a CDS encoding serine hydrolase produces the protein MPRRRPPFALVLLLAAACAPAADAGPPAQAPDLETRVRERLDALDARSSLYAEHLPTGRTVAVRADEPMNTLSVIKIPVMVQAYRDAEAGRLDLDARHRIRPEELRRGSGLLQTFAVGLEPTVRDLITQMIITSDNTATDILIGVVGQARVNALLAELGYEQTRLLRTTGDLFRETWIDTDPAFASLSDREVYERGFPGDEGAAARSFALEGDSARWLGRTTAREMTRLLTQLERGELAGPASTREMIGILRSQFYASRLPQQMRGKAAVAHKTGDWPPYAGNDVGILYYEGGPTVVSVFTNQNTGDFFELEASLGRIAVDLVEAWR, from the coding sequence ATGCCGCGCCGTCGTCCCCCGTTCGCCCTGGTCCTGCTCCTGGCCGCGGCCTGTGCCCCGGCCGCCGATGCCGGTCCGCCCGCCCAGGCGCCGGACCTGGAGACGCGGGTCCGGGAGCGCCTCGACGCGCTGGACGCGCGCTCCTCCCTCTACGCGGAGCACCTCCCGACCGGCCGCACGGTCGCCGTACGGGCGGACGAGCCGATGAACACGCTCAGCGTGATCAAGATCCCGGTGATGGTGCAGGCCTACCGGGACGCGGAGGCCGGCCGCCTGGACCTGGATGCCCGCCACCGGATCCGCCCCGAGGAGCTGCGCCGGGGCAGCGGGTTGCTGCAGACGTTCGCGGTGGGACTGGAGCCCACGGTGCGGGACCTGATCACGCAGATGATCATCACCAGCGACAACACCGCCACCGACATCCTGATCGGCGTGGTGGGCCAGGCGCGCGTCAACGCCCTCCTGGCCGAGTTGGGGTACGAACAGACGCGGCTGCTGCGCACGACCGGCGATCTGTTCCGCGAGACCTGGATCGACACCGACCCCGCGTTCGCGTCGCTCTCCGACCGGGAGGTCTACGAGCGCGGCTTCCCGGGAGACGAAGGGGCCGCCGCCCGCTCGTTCGCGCTGGAAGGGGACTCCGCCCGCTGGCTGGGACGGACCACGGCGCGCGAGATGACCCGCCTGCTCACCCAACTGGAGCGCGGCGAGCTGGCCGGGCCTGCCTCCACGCGCGAGATGATCGGCATCCTGCGTTCCCAGTTCTACGCGTCCCGGCTACCGCAGCAGATGCGGGGCAAGGCGGCGGTGGCCCACAAGACCGGCGACTGGCCACCCTACGCCGGCAACGACGTGGGCATCCTGTACTACGAGGGCGGCCCCACCGTGGTCTCCGTGTTCACCAACCAGAACACCGGGGACTTCTTCGAGCTGGAGGCCTCGTTGGGACGCATCGCGGTCGATCTGGTGGAGGCGTGGCGGTAG
- a CDS encoding prolyl oligopeptidase family serine peptidase, translated as MAATRRPSLVPLRRAALLLAATALPAGLQAQDGNGGWNAEQVLREETYVAPPSSIAEAVLAPRYLNVTLNELSPDHARFFNAIGDGPVTMDRFSKPFHELGGEFIDYQANRARALTIRSDVGLQIISATDGSVVDVQIPNGARVSNPSWSPDGSRLAFFAHLDDATHIYVADASGRSRQITRSPVLATLYTGFDWSADGRTLATVLVPENRPAMPRESDVPSGPQLKLTTEGENMLRTYASLMATPHDKALLEWHATGQVALIDVESRRVTRVGTPAMVTDLDLSPDAQHLRVTLLQKPFSYIVPVRNFGTEEQIWDRSGSALATVQSDSLDLGVRDPSRPQNNGFGANASGRREIAWRADGKGLTFLEQEPRAEGDTAEAEASSDENGRARRKDRVMLWAPPFGESDLSVVYEADNRITAHRFSPDHDWLFLSERQGQRVHEYAVELAAPSETHTLVRYASDDFYANPGTILGRDGRVGGGGFFRRGPPAGNGEVVQMSPDGSSVYYAGTAYAKDPMEEGPRAFLDRVAIRTGEKTRVYEGDNDDVSERLLAVLDASAGQVVVNRESLTQVGQSYLRSGAQLTQLTENRDYTPDLTAAPVERFVVERPDGFRFRVTVNLPPNYRKGTRLPAMFWFYPREYTDQENYDEEARTYDKNAFPSFGTRSMEYLVRLGYAVVEPDAPIVGRQGQMNNNYEHDLRNNLAAVIDELDRREIIDRTRLGIGGHSYGAFSTANAMVHTPFFKAGIAGDGNYNRTFTPLSFQNEDRILWDAKDTYLSMSPFLFANNLTGALLMYHGLHDQNVGTDPDHTPRLFHALNGLGKTAAMYNYPFEDHGPATKETLLDLWARWTAWLEVYLENPASDRTVSDDQG; from the coding sequence GTGGCCGCCACCCGCAGACCTTCGCTCGTCCCTCTTCGTCGAGCCGCCCTGCTGCTCGCGGCGACTGCCCTGCCCGCCGGCCTCCAGGCCCAGGACGGGAACGGCGGTTGGAACGCCGAGCAGGTGCTGCGCGAGGAGACCTACGTCGCGCCGCCCTCGTCCATCGCCGAGGCCGTGCTCGCGCCTCGCTACCTCAACGTCACGCTCAACGAGCTGAGCCCGGACCACGCGCGCTTCTTCAACGCGATCGGCGACGGACCGGTGACGATGGACCGCTTCTCCAAGCCGTTCCACGAGCTGGGCGGGGAGTTCATCGACTACCAGGCCAACCGGGCCCGGGCGCTCACCATCCGCAGCGACGTGGGTCTGCAGATCATCTCCGCCACCGACGGCTCGGTGGTGGACGTCCAGATCCCGAACGGTGCACGCGTCTCGAACCCGTCCTGGTCGCCCGACGGGAGCCGCCTGGCGTTCTTCGCGCACCTCGACGACGCCACCCACATCTACGTGGCGGACGCGAGCGGGCGGAGCCGTCAGATCACCCGCTCGCCGGTGCTCGCGACCCTGTACACGGGCTTCGACTGGTCGGCGGACGGCCGCACGCTCGCCACGGTCCTGGTGCCGGAGAACCGGCCGGCCATGCCGCGGGAGAGTGACGTCCCCTCCGGGCCCCAGCTCAAGCTGACCACGGAAGGCGAGAACATGCTGCGGACCTACGCCAGCCTCATGGCCACGCCGCACGACAAGGCCCTGCTCGAATGGCACGCCACCGGCCAGGTGGCGCTGATCGACGTGGAGAGCCGCCGCGTCACCCGGGTGGGCACGCCCGCCATGGTGACGGATCTGGACCTCTCCCCCGACGCCCAGCACCTGCGGGTCACGCTGCTGCAGAAGCCGTTCAGCTACATCGTCCCCGTGCGCAACTTCGGCACCGAGGAGCAGATCTGGGACCGGTCCGGCTCGGCCCTGGCCACCGTGCAGTCGGACTCGCTCGACCTGGGCGTGCGGGATCCCTCCCGCCCGCAGAACAACGGGTTCGGCGCCAACGCCAGTGGACGTCGGGAGATCGCCTGGCGCGCCGACGGAAAGGGGCTGACGTTCCTGGAGCAGGAGCCGCGGGCTGAAGGGGACACCGCCGAAGCCGAGGCGTCCTCCGACGAGAACGGGCGCGCCCGTCGCAAGGACCGGGTGATGCTGTGGGCGCCGCCCTTCGGCGAGTCCGACCTGTCGGTGGTCTACGAAGCCGACAACCGCATCACCGCCCACCGCTTCTCGCCCGACCACGACTGGCTGTTCCTGTCCGAGCGACAGGGGCAGCGGGTGCACGAGTACGCGGTGGAGCTCGCCGCGCCGTCGGAGACGCATACGCTGGTGCGCTACGCCTCGGACGACTTCTACGCCAACCCCGGTACCATCCTCGGGCGTGACGGACGCGTGGGTGGAGGTGGCTTCTTCCGTCGCGGGCCACCCGCGGGGAACGGGGAGGTCGTGCAGATGTCTCCGGACGGCTCGTCCGTGTACTACGCCGGGACGGCCTACGCCAAGGATCCGATGGAGGAAGGCCCGCGCGCCTTCCTCGACCGCGTCGCCATCCGCACGGGCGAGAAGACCCGGGTGTACGAAGGGGACAACGACGACGTCTCCGAGCGCCTGCTGGCCGTCCTCGACGCGAGCGCCGGGCAGGTGGTCGTCAACCGGGAGAGCCTCACCCAGGTGGGGCAGTCCTACCTGCGGTCGGGCGCGCAGCTCACCCAGCTCACGGAGAACCGCGACTACACGCCGGACCTGACGGCCGCGCCCGTGGAGCGCTTCGTGGTGGAGCGGCCCGACGGCTTCCGCTTCCGGGTCACCGTCAACCTCCCGCCGAACTACCGGAAGGGCACCCGGCTCCCCGCGATGTTCTGGTTCTACCCGCGGGAGTACACGGACCAGGAGAACTACGACGAAGAGGCGCGCACCTACGACAAGAACGCGTTCCCGAGCTTCGGGACCCGCTCCATGGAGTATCTGGTCCGTCTCGGCTATGCGGTCGTGGAGCCGGACGCACCGATCGTGGGGCGCCAGGGCCAGATGAACAACAACTACGAGCACGACCTGCGCAACAACCTCGCGGCGGTGATCGACGAGCTCGACCGGCGTGAGATCATCGATCGCACGCGCCTCGGCATCGGGGGGCACTCCTACGGCGCCTTCTCCACGGCCAACGCGATGGTGCACACGCCGTTCTTCAAGGCGGGCATCGCCGGGGACGGCAACTACAACCGGACCTTCACGCCGCTGTCCTTCCAGAACGAGGACCGGATCCTCTGGGACGCGAAGGACACCTACCTGTCCATGTCGCCGTTCCTGTTCGCCAACAACCTCACCGGCGCGCTGCTGATGTACCACGGCCTGCACGACCAGAACGTGGGGACGGATCCGGACCACACGCCGCGCCTGTTCCACGCGCTGAACGGCCTGGGCAAGACGGCCGCGATGTACAACTACCCGTTCGAGGATCACGGGCCGGCCACGAAGGAGACCCTGTTGGACCTGTGGGCCCGCTGGACGGCCTGGCTCGAGGTCTACCTCGAGAACCCGGCTTCCGACCGGACCGTCAGCGACGACCAGGGCTGA